Proteins encoded within one genomic window of Puniceicoccales bacterium:
- a CDS encoding HU family DNA-binding protein translates to MNKSELINETYNLLNKCDCNGMCSSDHKVTKASAEHTVNVVLDAITNGIKKDGSVQVVGFGTFSVTKRDKRNGVNPRTGAKIIIKASKSVKFKPGTKLKELL, encoded by the coding sequence ATGAATAAGTCTGAATTAATAAATGAAACGTATAATCTATTAAATAAATGTGATTGTAATGGGATGTGCTCATCTGATCATAAGGTTACAAAAGCATCTGCAGAACATACAGTGAACGTGGTTTTGGATGCAATAACAAATGGTATCAAAAAAGATGGCAGTGTGCAGGTCGTAGGCTTTGGCACTTTCAGTGTCACAAAGCGCGATAAGCGAAATGGTGTTAACCCAAGAACCGGTGCAAAAATAATCATAAAAGCATCGAAAAGCGTAAAATTTAAGCCAGGAACTAAATTAAAAGAGTTGCTGTAG
- a CDS encoding nucleotide exchange factor GrpE, with protein MTDYMKEEQRNVTDCLDKGQDIEMNLDGSMGDVDDVDSGESEVSALETKMLLLQADFDNFRKRVARDRDEYQKYACASLMSAMFPVLDVFEIGFKSVDQADPAVSGFVMAFNQLKSILKNNGLEEILPSGAKFDPTIHEAVSHVPSDQVPSDMIIEVVRTGYMLNGRLLRPAAVVVSSGKSEQE; from the coding sequence ATGACAGATTATATGAAAGAAGAACAACGCAATGTAACGGATTGTTTGGATAAAGGGCAGGATATTGAAATGAATTTAGATGGTTCCATGGGCGATGTTGATGATGTGGACTCCGGCGAAAGCGAGGTGTCAGCTCTTGAGACCAAGATGCTTCTATTACAGGCTGATTTTGATAACTTCAGGAAACGTGTTGCCAGGGACAGGGATGAATATCAAAAATATGCCTGTGCATCTCTAATGTCTGCCATGTTTCCAGTGTTGGATGTTTTTGAGATAGGATTTAAATCTGTTGATCAAGCAGATCCGGCCGTATCCGGATTTGTTATGGCGTTTAATCAATTGAAATCCATACTGAAAAACAATGGATTGGAGGAAATATTGCCCAGTGGGGCAAAGTTTGATCCGACTATACACGAAGCTGTTTCCCATGTTCCGAGTGATCAGGTACCAAGTGACATGATAATTGAAGTCGTTCGTACAGGCTATATGCTAAATGGTAGGCTGTTAAGACCGGCTGCCGTGGTGGTCTCCAGTGGTAAATCGGAGCAGGAATAA
- the dnaJ gene encoding molecular chaperone DnaJ, whose amino-acid sequence MAEKQDYYDLLGVSKTATSEELKKAYRKMAMKYHPDKNPGDKAAEEKFKQISEAYEILGDDQKRASYDRHGHAAFESGSHRAGGSHFGGFHDPFDIFREVFGGSGGIFGDIFASRSHSQSSGSDLRYDIEISLKEAFTGVEKLVKYNRNVKCDRCNGSGAADDSKTIKCRRCGGSGVLSMSQGFFSIQQTCPECHGQGMKISSPCTECNGSGVVMEKTTTKVRIPPGAFSGMKLRIQGFGEAGHQGGPVGDLYVVINIKNNNEFERDGDDLHCRLDIPFTLAALGGEINVKTIDAEAVLKLSPGTQQGTVMRIRGHGMKKLKSDDRGDQYVHIGIIVPKKLTQEQREKLEAFAMTFSDDAHKAIKSSSWFNKIKDSFK is encoded by the coding sequence ATGGCTGAAAAACAAGATTATTATGACCTGTTAGGTGTTTCTAAAACCGCTACATCCGAAGAGCTTAAGAAGGCTTATCGGAAGATGGCCATGAAGTATCACCCGGATAAAAACCCAGGTGACAAAGCCGCTGAGGAAAAGTTCAAACAGATATCCGAAGCCTATGAAATTCTTGGTGATGATCAAAAACGTGCTTCCTATGATAGACATGGACATGCGGCCTTCGAATCGGGTAGCCATAGGGCAGGTGGTAGTCATTTCGGTGGATTCCACGATCCTTTTGATATATTTAGAGAGGTTTTTGGTGGTAGCGGTGGAATTTTTGGTGACATATTTGCTAGCCGGTCCCATTCCCAATCCAGTGGATCTGATCTGCGATATGATATTGAAATATCTCTAAAAGAGGCTTTTACTGGTGTTGAAAAGCTAGTTAAATACAATCGCAATGTCAAATGCGATCGATGCAATGGATCCGGTGCGGCCGATGACTCGAAGACTATTAAGTGTAGACGCTGTGGAGGCAGCGGTGTGCTTTCTATGTCCCAGGGCTTTTTTTCCATTCAACAGACTTGTCCAGAATGTCATGGGCAGGGCATGAAGATATCCAGTCCCTGTACCGAGTGCAATGGATCGGGAGTGGTGATGGAGAAAACAACTACTAAAGTTAGGATACCACCAGGTGCATTCTCAGGTATGAAACTCAGAATACAGGGATTTGGTGAAGCTGGCCATCAAGGCGGTCCAGTCGGCGATCTATATGTGGTCATAAATATTAAAAATAACAATGAATTCGAGCGCGATGGCGATGATCTTCATTGTAGGCTGGATATACCATTTACCCTGGCCGCACTGGGTGGTGAGATCAATGTCAAAACCATAGATGCCGAGGCGGTTTTAAAATTATCTCCTGGCACTCAACAGGGTACGGTAATGCGTATACGTGGCCATGGCATGAAGAAGCTGAAAAGTGATGATCGGGGAGATCAATATGTTCATATAGGTATAATTGTTCCTAAGAAGCTTACCCAGGAGCAACGTGAAAAACTAGAGGCATTTGCGATGACATTCAGCGACGATGCCCATAAAGCCATTAAGAGCTCCAGTTGGTTTAATAAAATAAAGGATAGCTTTAAGTAG
- the rsmH gene encoding 16S rRNA (cytosine(1402)-N(4))-methyltransferase RsmH: MTNSTHNPVMPTEVIEFLSASKGTKFLDCTFGGGGHSKLILSALDSNALWAVDQDPDSYTRAIELNREYSDRFHFYQMNFRNIDQLKTTFDGILFDLGLSSFQIDSQTRGFSFKFHSKLDMRMDNQSGITAHEFLESASMDELIKAVKDYGEERFWKRVVMAIIKQRGTDVLVYSDSFADMLRKIIPHLPYTRIHPATKTFQGIRIAINNELETLETAIEKAFNMLNNHGRLVVISFHSLEDRIVKNFFKKVSDQTAVNTKHQAKGESHYYAKLLTKKPIVPSEKEQKNNPRSRSAKLRAIEKREI; encoded by the coding sequence ATGACAAATTCAACACACAACCCGGTAATGCCCACCGAAGTCATTGAATTTCTATCAGCCAGTAAAGGTACAAAATTTCTGGACTGCACATTTGGTGGAGGCGGTCACTCAAAACTCATACTTTCTGCCCTGGATTCAAACGCCCTATGGGCAGTGGACCAGGATCCAGATTCATATACACGAGCGATAGAGTTAAACAGGGAATACAGTGACCGCTTCCACTTCTACCAGATGAACTTCCGGAACATCGACCAACTTAAGACAACCTTCGATGGTATTCTGTTTGACCTGGGCCTATCATCTTTTCAAATCGATTCTCAGACCCGAGGATTCTCTTTCAAATTTCACTCAAAACTGGACATGAGGATGGATAACCAGAGTGGCATCACAGCCCATGAATTCCTCGAAAGTGCATCCATGGATGAACTGATCAAAGCCGTTAAAGATTATGGCGAAGAACGGTTTTGGAAGCGCGTTGTCATGGCCATAATCAAACAGCGAGGGACCGATGTGCTGGTCTATTCAGATTCATTTGCTGACATGCTGAGAAAAATCATACCTCACCTTCCGTACACAAGGATACATCCTGCGACTAAGACATTTCAAGGCATAAGGATAGCGATCAACAATGAACTAGAGACATTGGAAACGGCCATAGAAAAAGCTTTCAATATGCTAAACAATCACGGCCGGTTAGTTGTAATAAGTTTTCATTCATTGGAAGACAGAATTGTGAAAAATTTTTTCAAAAAAGTTTCGGATCAAACCGCAGTAAATACAAAGCACCAGGCTAAGGGAGAAAGCCATTATTATGCTAAGTTGCTCACCAAGAAGCCAATAGTGCCATCCGAAAAGGAACAAAAAAATAATCCACGTAGCCGATCTGCCAAGCTGCGTGCCATTGAAAAACGAGAAATTTAA
- a CDS encoding cysteine desulfurase, with the protein MDHQTGFDVQKFRKSFPILEEKNSRGKQLVYLDNGASTQKPQCVIDAITDFLSHKNANVHRGIHFLSERSDLIYETTRSKMAAYFNINDKNNVIFTAGTTNGLNIIARCYAKDTLGTDDEIIISDQEHHANIIPWQQVARITGAKLRVCRSTPSGDFDVSNFKSMLSKKTKIVSMAYITNVFGARYPIETISELTHKTNAIFILDGAHCLGHKPIDVTALDCDFFLCSCNKGYGPTGIGILYGKSHLLHQMKPYEFGGNMILNATFEDATFKDIPDKFETGTPNTIGIAGALGALEFLKSIDFDTASNHATNLVTFAIEELTKIDEVDLVLNPTNRAGVISIVMKGIHPHDIATILDTEGIATRAGHHCAQPLMKLLNLNSTLRLSFGLYNTIDEIAFCCDVLKSIKSIL; encoded by the coding sequence ATGGACCATCAAACTGGCTTCGATGTACAAAAATTCCGCAAAAGCTTTCCAATACTAGAAGAAAAGAACTCCCGAGGCAAGCAGCTGGTATATCTGGACAATGGCGCATCTACACAAAAACCTCAGTGTGTCATCGATGCCATAACGGATTTTTTGTCACACAAAAATGCTAATGTCCACCGTGGCATACACTTCCTTAGCGAACGCTCCGACCTGATATACGAAACCACCAGGTCAAAAATGGCCGCCTATTTCAATATCAACGACAAAAATAACGTCATATTCACGGCTGGAACTACCAATGGCCTCAACATAATAGCCAGGTGCTATGCCAAGGACACCCTAGGGACCGACGACGAAATAATAATTTCCGATCAAGAACACCACGCAAACATAATACCCTGGCAGCAGGTCGCCAGGATAACCGGTGCAAAACTGCGCGTTTGCAGGTCTACCCCATCCGGCGATTTTGATGTAAGTAATTTTAAATCAATGCTTTCAAAAAAAACAAAGATCGTGTCCATGGCCTACATCACAAACGTTTTCGGTGCCAGGTATCCCATCGAAACAATTTCTGAACTAACCCATAAAACCAACGCAATTTTTATCCTAGACGGAGCCCATTGTCTTGGGCATAAACCAATTGACGTCACTGCGCTGGATTGCGATTTTTTCCTCTGTTCCTGCAATAAAGGCTATGGCCCGACGGGCATAGGAATCCTCTACGGCAAAAGTCATTTGCTCCACCAAATGAAACCCTATGAATTCGGCGGCAACATGATACTGAACGCAACTTTTGAAGATGCAACTTTTAAAGACATACCTGATAAATTTGAAACCGGCACACCAAATACCATCGGAATAGCCGGTGCCCTGGGCGCCCTCGAATTCCTGAAATCCATCGATTTTGACACGGCCTCGAACCATGCCACCAATCTAGTAACATTTGCCATAGAAGAACTTACTAAAATAGATGAGGTTGATTTGGTGCTAAATCCCACAAACCGGGCCGGAGTAATATCGATAGTAATGAAAGGAATCCATCCCCACGACATCGCCACCATTCTGGACACAGAAGGCATAGCAACCCGCGCTGGACATCATTGTGCTCAGCCACTTATGAAACTACTCAACCTGAATAGCACGCTGAGACTATCTTTCGGATTATACAATACCATCGACGAAATAGCTTTCTGCTGCGACGTGCTCAAAAGCATCAAATCGATTCTTTAA
- a CDS encoding undecaprenyl-diphosphate phosphatase gives MKRFALQTLNVIIMLMAVRPLSAADANDRFLDNYATTLGIIQGATEFLPISSTAHMVIFEQIVRPKHLERDHDAKPNQENQVHGFGTIIQLGSMMAMLLMCSSRIKIILSGIFFFNKEGLALLLKLILGLIPCVIVGLMVNDLLEKFCTLPCLATALATGSLVMLFAEKFYEKSEKISSFNAITYRKAFFIGLCQCFALITGISRSMTTIVGGYLSNLSRSISIEFSFLLGAATIALAATYRLLFSSVNPVSTMPIGCIIKGTLIAFITSLLVMKPSIYILKKYGLYPFAIYRILLAVAIIFLVNFY, from the coding sequence ATGAAACGATTTGCCCTGCAAACGCTTAATGTTATAATTATGCTCATGGCCGTCAGGCCGTTATCAGCCGCCGATGCCAATGATAGATTTCTAGACAACTATGCAACGACGCTCGGAATAATACAGGGAGCCACTGAATTTCTTCCCATATCATCCACGGCACATATGGTTATATTCGAGCAGATTGTTAGACCAAAACACCTTGAGCGAGACCATGATGCAAAACCAAACCAGGAAAACCAAGTCCATGGATTTGGCACCATCATTCAGCTGGGCTCGATGATGGCCATGCTGTTGATGTGCTCTAGCAGGATCAAAATCATCCTATCCGGAATTTTTTTCTTCAATAAAGAAGGCCTAGCCCTGTTACTAAAACTCATACTAGGGCTGATTCCATGCGTTATTGTTGGCTTGATGGTCAATGACTTACTCGAAAAATTCTGTACTCTGCCATGCCTGGCTACAGCTTTGGCCACTGGATCACTGGTAATGTTGTTTGCCGAAAAATTTTATGAAAAATCGGAAAAAATAAGCAGTTTTAATGCGATCACCTACAGGAAGGCATTTTTTATTGGCCTATGCCAGTGTTTTGCGCTGATCACAGGAATTAGCAGATCCATGACCACCATCGTCGGTGGCTATTTATCAAATCTATCGCGATCGATATCCATAGAATTCAGTTTTCTGCTCGGCGCTGCAACCATAGCCCTGGCCGCAACATATAGGTTATTATTTTCCAGTGTGAATCCAGTCAGCACAATGCCTATTGGTTGTATTATCAAAGGCACATTGATTGCATTTATCACATCCCTATTGGTCATGAAACCGTCAATATATATACTAAAAAAATATGGATTATACCCGTTTGCCATCTACAGAATTTTGCTCGCGGTGGCTATAATTTTTCTTGTCAATTTCTACTAA
- a CDS encoding TatD family hydrolase, whose translation MNLIDTHCHLDGFCQKNIIDNILQRASNAEVTHLVTCGTEESDWQVHAELSSRYNNIDYTVGIHPTNVNNNFESSLEVMYRYLSNNKKKPVAIGEIGLDYFKISERTDDVDATIKLQKLVLEQQLLIAKTQGLPVIIHARAAFADSVDIIEKSGVDWHRVVFHCFSEGPAEIKKLNQRGGVGSITGTVTYKKADNVRESVIAQGLDKLMIETDCPFLPPAPFQGKQNEPAYLREIAKFCATILGTTEQEVCAVTTRNALAFFSIDIQ comes from the coding sequence ATGAATCTCATCGACACACATTGCCATCTGGATGGATTTTGTCAGAAAAATATCATCGATAACATACTCCAGCGGGCCAGTAATGCCGAAGTGACCCATCTGGTGACATGTGGAACAGAAGAATCTGATTGGCAAGTACATGCAGAACTTTCCTCCAGATACAATAACATTGACTATACCGTTGGAATCCATCCAACCAATGTTAACAACAACTTTGAATCTTCGTTGGAAGTGATGTATCGCTATCTTTCGAATAATAAAAAAAAGCCTGTGGCGATAGGAGAAATCGGCCTGGATTATTTCAAAATATCCGAGCGAACCGACGATGTGGATGCAACGATAAAACTACAAAAATTAGTACTGGAACAGCAACTATTAATAGCGAAAACCCAAGGGCTTCCGGTTATTATACATGCCCGAGCAGCGTTTGCTGATTCGGTCGACATCATTGAAAAAAGTGGCGTTGATTGGCACAGGGTTGTGTTTCATTGTTTTTCCGAAGGCCCGGCAGAAATAAAAAAACTAAACCAGCGCGGCGGTGTTGGTTCGATCACCGGTACGGTAACCTATAAAAAAGCGGACAATGTGCGTGAATCTGTTATAGCACAAGGACTTGACAAACTGATGATTGAAACAGACTGTCCATTTCTTCCACCGGCACCTTTCCAGGGTAAGCAAAATGAACCGGCCTATCTACGGGAAATCGCAAAATTTTGCGCAACCATTTTGGGTACCACGGAACAGGAAGTGTGTGCTGTAACCACCAGGAATGCTCTGGCATTTTTTTCCATTGATATCCAATGA
- the gatB gene encoding Asp-tRNA(Asn)/Glu-tRNA(Gln) amidotransferase subunit GatB — protein MEYEVVIGLEVHVQVNTRTKLFSPSKYKYGAASNTLTDEIVLGLPGSLPVINLEAIKKTVKAGLIFECKVPDLCKWDRKNYFYPDNPKNYQISQYDNPICSGGFVEIELPGPSRNLMGQHKKIALNRIQLEEDVGKLTHEATHSRIDFNRAGVPLMEIVSEPCMSTAEEAFAYLTSMKMHLTYAGISDCDMEKGQLRCDANVSLRPAGSKSLGTKVELKNLNSISGVRNGLEYEIQRQKHLLESGGTVKQETRKWNANESISYSMRSKETVDDYRYFPDPDLLPIKLEKEFIEQIRSEIPELPFRKQERFFDEYKLPYSLTSVLYPHQELCDYFEATVRVHNNPSAIANLIVNDILRELSAAAHSGTMSINECKISPSMLANLVKLIDDGTISKQAAKEVLIEMFNTGQDASNIIIDKGLTNSFDDGKLYDLCQGVVQANPKPVNEYRNGKLTAINALKGLVMKESKGKANPQKIDDILKGLLG, from the coding sequence ATGGAATACGAAGTTGTAATCGGACTTGAGGTCCATGTACAAGTAAACACCAGGACAAAACTGTTTTCGCCATCTAAATACAAGTACGGAGCAGCCTCAAATACGCTAACCGATGAGATAGTACTCGGCCTACCCGGTTCGCTGCCGGTAATAAACCTTGAAGCAATCAAAAAGACGGTCAAGGCCGGCCTGATATTCGAATGCAAAGTTCCTGATCTATGTAAATGGGACAGAAAGAACTATTTCTATCCAGATAACCCGAAAAATTATCAAATTTCCCAATATGACAATCCGATTTGTTCCGGCGGTTTCGTTGAAATAGAACTGCCGGGGCCATCTAGAAACCTGATGGGCCAGCATAAAAAGATAGCATTGAATCGCATCCAGCTGGAGGAAGACGTGGGAAAACTAACCCATGAGGCTACCCACAGTCGAATAGATTTTAATCGAGCCGGTGTGCCACTGATGGAAATAGTCTCAGAACCATGTATGTCGACGGCCGAGGAAGCCTTTGCCTATCTAACTTCGATGAAAATGCATCTGACCTACGCAGGTATTTCCGACTGCGATATGGAAAAAGGACAGCTACGTTGTGATGCAAATGTCAGCCTACGACCGGCTGGATCCAAATCACTAGGAACCAAGGTTGAACTGAAAAATCTCAATTCAATTTCCGGGGTACGTAATGGCTTAGAATACGAGATTCAGAGGCAAAAACATCTACTGGAATCCGGCGGAACGGTGAAACAGGAAACAAGAAAATGGAACGCAAATGAGTCAATTTCCTACTCGATGAGATCCAAGGAAACCGTCGATGATTACAGATACTTTCCAGATCCAGATCTCCTTCCGATTAAATTAGAAAAAGAATTCATAGAACAGATAAGATCTGAAATTCCTGAACTTCCATTTCGCAAACAGGAAAGATTTTTCGATGAATACAAATTACCCTATAGCCTAACGTCGGTTTTATATCCGCACCAGGAATTATGTGATTACTTCGAAGCCACGGTCCGGGTACATAATAATCCTAGTGCTATAGCCAACCTTATTGTAAATGACATACTTAGGGAACTTTCAGCGGCAGCCCATTCCGGCACCATGTCGATCAACGAATGCAAAATTTCCCCCAGCATGCTGGCCAATCTGGTGAAGCTCATAGATGATGGAACCATATCCAAGCAGGCGGCCAAGGAAGTGCTGATTGAGATGTTTAATACCGGCCAGGATGCCAGCAATATAATAATCGATAAAGGATTGACTAACTCTTTCGATGATGGTAAGTTATACGACTTGTGTCAGGGTGTCGTTCAGGCCAATCCGAAGCCAGTGAATGAATATAGAAATGGTAAATTAACGGCGATAAATGCACTCAAGGGCTTGGTTATGAAAGAGTCAAAAGGTAAAGCAAATCCACAAAAAATAGATGATATATTGAAAGGACTTTTAGGTTAA
- a CDS encoding extracellular solute-binding protein, protein MTKRLSILLIIILVIWMPFAFKGTEQIIPINDANVVVIITAHNETLRREYGNGFSKWYKEKTGQNVTVDWRHPGGGRDIIRYIDSMFINNFRFYWENTLNKRWSQKIRSAFIRLDQINPATATSIEAEVMEAFLASNVGCEIDLLFGGGVYDHKIQAAKGFSVPSNIIHRRPDLFTDDTIPEFFAGERLWDSEGYWVGTNLTSFGIIYNADAIKDLKVDTKPTSWMDLADPKYFRGIAIVDPTKSSSTLKSYEMLIQQQMQMVLKEELNKSNSNEITEKMESYAISEGWMRGLKLIQKIVANGRYFTDSSSKTVVDVASGDCPIGIATDFYGRSQRTTLQERSKSDRFCFVLPKGGCSPSPDPISMFRGTKHRELAEAFIEYILSLPGQKLTGFKIGTPGGPVCAPLCRTPILKTVYSDEYSQYHNDISVNPYETTEDFIYRENWTKPVFASLSYLFKMAFLDASEELSSAWHAIITARKEGNYEAAELALETMSNLDDYDYETAKTDIVALAKNKDPLEAAKQQSNITNHFRAQYKRAKMIAKRRQSKNVR, encoded by the coding sequence ATGACAAAAAGGCTCTCAATTTTACTCATTATAATTCTAGTTATTTGGATGCCATTTGCCTTCAAAGGTACCGAGCAGATTATCCCCATAAACGACGCCAACGTGGTGGTTATAATTACTGCACATAACGAAACCCTACGCCGGGAATATGGCAATGGATTCTCCAAATGGTACAAGGAAAAAACTGGCCAAAATGTGACAGTGGATTGGCGACACCCGGGTGGTGGTCGCGATATAATCAGATATATCGATTCCATGTTTATAAACAATTTCAGATTCTACTGGGAAAACACTTTGAACAAACGATGGTCCCAGAAAATTCGAAGTGCATTCATCCGGCTAGATCAAATAAATCCAGCAACGGCAACTTCCATTGAGGCCGAAGTTATGGAGGCTTTCCTCGCCTCCAATGTGGGCTGCGAGATAGATCTACTATTCGGTGGCGGTGTATATGACCATAAGATTCAGGCAGCCAAAGGCTTTTCTGTGCCATCCAACATTATCCATAGAAGGCCAGATCTGTTTACCGACGACACAATACCAGAATTTTTTGCCGGTGAAAGACTCTGGGACAGTGAAGGTTATTGGGTTGGGACCAATCTCACCAGTTTTGGTATAATATACAATGCCGACGCCATCAAAGACCTAAAAGTTGACACAAAGCCAACCAGCTGGATGGATCTAGCTGATCCAAAGTATTTTAGAGGTATAGCCATTGTCGATCCAACTAAAAGCAGCTCCACGTTGAAGTCCTATGAAATGCTTATTCAGCAGCAAATGCAAATGGTCCTAAAAGAGGAACTGAACAAATCGAATTCCAATGAAATTACAGAAAAAATGGAATCCTACGCAATCTCCGAAGGTTGGATGCGTGGACTGAAGCTAATTCAAAAAATTGTCGCCAATGGTAGATATTTTACAGATTCATCATCCAAAACCGTCGTTGACGTAGCCTCGGGAGACTGCCCCATAGGCATAGCCACGGACTTCTATGGCCGTTCCCAACGAACCACCCTACAGGAACGTTCCAAAAGTGATAGGTTTTGTTTTGTACTTCCCAAAGGTGGGTGTTCTCCATCACCGGACCCAATATCCATGTTTCGAGGCACAAAACATAGAGAACTCGCCGAAGCCTTCATAGAGTATATACTATCATTGCCTGGCCAAAAGCTTACCGGATTTAAGATAGGGACCCCGGGTGGCCCGGTTTGCGCACCGCTTTGCCGAACACCAATATTGAAAACCGTATATTCCGATGAGTATTCACAATACCATAACGATATTTCCGTAAATCCCTACGAAACAACCGAAGATTTTATCTATAGAGAAAATTGGACAAAACCGGTATTTGCCTCCCTGTCCTACCTGTTCAAAATGGCATTTTTAGACGCCAGTGAAGAACTATCTTCGGCCTGGCATGCTATTATAACCGCCAGGAAGGAAGGTAATTATGAAGCAGCCGAACTGGCTCTAGAAACCATGTCTAATTTGGATGACTATGACTATGAAACAGCTAAAACGGACATCGTTGCCCTGGCTAAAAACAAAGATCCACTGGAAGCGGCAAAGCAGCAGTCGAACATCACAAACCACTTTCGAGCCCAATACAAAAGAGCCAAAATGATAGCCAAAAGACGTCAAAGTAAGAATGTTAGGTAA
- a CDS encoding ABC transporter ATP-binding protein, which produces MIDITIKNLTKSFGEVVVLDDIGLHVNAGELFFLLGPSGCGKTTLLRTIAGFYIPESGTIHFGEKNITSLPPHKRKAGMVFQNYALWPHMTVYQNVAFGLEQKKFKKSHICSLVTEALENVQMEQYATRKPNELSGGQQQRVALARALVVRPKCLLLDEPLSNLDAKLRNDMRVEIRKICKENNLTTIYVTHDQKEALSIADRVAVFSRGKIEQIGTPIELYKRPNNCFVAGFIGETNLIDGVVIRIGANEAFVRTKVGNFRGMLCESSLGVKPGEKVRISIRPESLKLCNFPADENCIEGMIGSSTYFGEVAHYKFEKNDVELKISELNPCHLGQIDKYGMYAYAIPEDVVILGN; this is translated from the coding sequence ATGATTGATATAACAATTAAAAATCTCACAAAGTCATTCGGTGAGGTCGTAGTCCTAGACGACATCGGCCTTCATGTGAATGCCGGTGAACTATTTTTTTTACTTGGGCCAAGTGGTTGTGGCAAAACAACCCTGCTGAGAACCATAGCTGGGTTTTACATACCAGAATCTGGAACAATCCATTTTGGTGAAAAAAACATAACAAGTCTACCACCACACAAAAGAAAAGCAGGTATGGTTTTCCAAAACTATGCGCTCTGGCCACACATGACAGTATATCAAAACGTCGCTTTTGGTCTGGAGCAAAAAAAATTCAAAAAATCCCATATTTGTTCGCTGGTAACCGAGGCACTAGAAAATGTCCAGATGGAACAATATGCTACAAGAAAACCCAACGAACTCTCTGGTGGACAGCAGCAACGGGTTGCTCTTGCTAGAGCATTAGTGGTCAGGCCAAAGTGTCTACTTCTTGACGAACCGCTGTCGAATTTGGATGCCAAACTGCGCAACGACATGCGGGTCGAAATAAGAAAAATTTGCAAAGAAAACAATCTAACCACCATCTATGTAACCCATGATCAAAAAGAAGCCCTGTCGATAGCCGACAGGGTTGCTGTTTTCTCCCGGGGAAAAATTGAGCAAATTGGCACACCAATTGAATTGTATAAACGGCCAAACAACTGCTTTGTTGCCGGATTCATAGGTGAAACAAACCTGATAGACGGTGTGGTGATAAGAATCGGTGCCAATGAAGCTTTTGTCAGGACCAAGGTTGGTAATTTTCGTGGCATGCTATGCGAATCCAGTCTTGGTGTAAAGCCAGGTGAAAAAGTCAGAATATCCATCAGGCCAGAAAGTCTGAAACTGTGCAACTTCCCAGCCGATGAAAACTGCATAGAGGGTATGATCGGCAGCTCTACCTACTTTGGTGAGGTGGCCCATTACAAGTTTGAAAAAAATGATGTGGAGCTGAAGATTTCAGAATTAAATCCATGCCACCTGGGCCAGATAGATAAATACGGCATGTATGCCTACGCCATTCCCGAGGATGTAGTAATTTTGGGCAACTGA
- a CDS encoding type III secretion system chaperone: MSEIDSMLKALEGHRDIIHLDRELGIVQFAVDGNMFQIESIPELGCLSMSSVLSGIDIEDENLTAVLFGLMTLNLYNYQTFGLGLGLDATRMNVVAFKNIYENDMKYSNLANITEDFIKKFLALRNLFESEFHDTFVKKFL; the protein is encoded by the coding sequence ATGAGCGAAATTGATTCGATGTTAAAGGCCTTGGAAGGTCATCGAGATATTATTCATCTAGACAGGGAGCTGGGGATTGTTCAGTTTGCCGTGGATGGTAACATGTTTCAGATTGAAAGCATACCGGAGCTTGGTTGTCTGTCAATGAGCTCGGTGTTGAGTGGCATAGATATAGAGGATGAGAATTTGACAGCGGTACTGTTTGGCCTCATGACATTGAATTTGTATAACTATCAAACCTTCGGGCTGGGCCTTGGATTGGATGCCACAAGGATGAATGTGGTAGCATTTAAAAATATCTATGAAAATGATATGAAGTATAGCAATTTGGCCAATATTACCGAGGATTTTATCAAAAAGTTTCTGGCCCTCAGGAACCTATTTGAGTCAGAATTTCATGACACATTTGTCAAAAAATTTTTATAA